The following are encoded in a window of Sulfurimonas sp. C5 genomic DNA:
- a CDS encoding HD domain-containing phosphohydrolase encodes MNYKLNLREVTYALSTALDFVGIDDIFHGKRVAYMAAEVLKELKVPQEKIDYIIYAGMLHDCGVSSTDVHSHLVTELDWDNAQVHAIAGEELLNKVSVFQKYATIVRYHHTHWDALPTHLTEEEKELSNLIYLVDRVDALRAQLKTSSSQTFETIRETIQKYRGTMFSPKYADTFLKISQHPSFWFYLEADASEEYFTEWIKHGINEFFNFESLKEISLMFSAVVDAKSEFTSEHSMGVSHLARYIAELMELPLDVCEKIELAGLLHDLGKLRIADEILNKPAKLNVDERLKMNRHGFDSYIILRKIEGFKEIAYIASLHHETLDAQGYPYNLSKDKIPLEARIITVADIFQALVQNRPYRGGLDKDEAFAILIDMQKKGKLDATVMKFLEEHLEVCYQKALAKS; translated from the coding sequence AAAGAGCTCAAAGTGCCACAGGAAAAGATTGATTACATTATTTATGCCGGAATGTTGCATGATTGTGGTGTTTCTTCTACTGATGTGCATTCTCACCTTGTTACGGAATTAGACTGGGACAACGCACAAGTACATGCTATTGCAGGTGAAGAACTCTTAAATAAAGTAAGTGTATTTCAAAAATATGCAACTATTGTACGTTATCATCATACACATTGGGATGCCCTGCCAACTCATTTGACAGAAGAGGAAAAAGAGCTTTCAAATCTTATTTATCTGGTAGATCGTGTAGATGCTCTAAGGGCTCAATTAAAAACATCATCTTCACAAACTTTTGAAACAATTAGAGAAACAATTCAGAAATATCGCGGTACCATGTTTTCTCCAAAATATGCAGATACTTTTCTAAAGATATCTCAACATCCTTCGTTTTGGTTCTATTTGGAAGCGGATGCTTCAGAAGAATATTTTACTGAATGGATCAAACATGGTATTAATGAATTTTTTAATTTTGAATCTTTAAAAGAGATTTCACTCATGTTTTCCGCTGTTGTTGATGCAAAGAGTGAGTTTACATCTGAACACTCTATGGGAGTAAGTCATCTTGCCAGATATATAGCTGAATTAATGGAACTTCCGCTAGATGTTTGTGAAAAGATTGAACTTGCCGGATTACTCCATGATCTTGGAAAACTTCGTATTGCAGATGAGATTTTAAATAAACCTGCAAAACTCAATGTCGATGAGAGATTAAAAATGAATCGGCACGGCTTTGATTCATATATTATATTACGGAAAATAGAAGGATTCAAAGAGATTGCATATATAGCTTCTCTACATCATGAAACACTGGATGCGCAGGGTTATCCTTATAATTTATCAAAAGATAAAATTCCATTAGAAGCCCGTATTATTACCGTAGCCGATATTTTTCAAGCATTGGTACAAAACAGACCTTATCGTGGAGGTTTAGATAAAGATGAGGCTTTTGCTATTTTAATAGATATGCAGAAAAAAGGAAAACTTGATGCAACTGTAATGAAGTTTTTAGAAGAACACTTAGAAGTATGTTATCAAAAAGCTCTTGCAAAAAGTTAG
- a CDS encoding SAM-dependent methyltransferase: MKFSEYMGEWLYGKNGYYATYKNIGKEGDFYTAVSASKFFGGTIAKHIISLVDEGFLEPDGIVCEIGAHHGYFLADVCEFLYTLRPELLASLNFVIVERFDALQEQQRNYFQESFGDVIKLTHYKSLSELKCQSAFFIANEIFDAFPCELFFKGDTARVDGHKINFDVKNEWVSEKAAKYHKEKGEIAVGYEEFAKEMANAAEKFEFMSFDYGEMQARPDFSLRIYAKHEVFPFFEDNLDRDALFGTSDITYDVTFEHVKDAYQEAGVEFIECVPQMVSLVDMGILELLEILQKNADEKIYKQELEKVKMLIMPNLMGERFKMIRFRKNN, from the coding sequence ATGAAATTTAGCGAGTATATGGGTGAATGGCTTTATGGAAAAAACGGCTATTATGCAACATATAAAAATATAGGTAAAGAGGGTGATTTTTATACAGCCGTCAGCGCAAGCAAGTTTTTCGGCGGGACAATAGCTAAGCACATCATATCATTAGTAGATGAAGGTTTTTTAGAACCTGATGGCATAGTATGTGAGATTGGTGCACATCATGGTTATTTTTTAGCAGATGTATGTGAGTTCTTGTATACACTTAGACCTGAATTGCTTGCTAGTTTAAATTTTGTAATTGTTGAGCGTTTTGATGCCTTGCAAGAACAACAACGTAACTATTTTCAAGAGAGCTTTGGAGATGTTATAAAGCTAACGCATTATAAATCTTTATCTGAACTAAAATGTCAAAGTGCATTTTTTATTGCAAATGAAATTTTTGATGCTTTTCCTTGTGAACTTTTCTTCAAAGGTGATACTGCACGTGTTGACGGACACAAGATCAATTTTGATGTAAAAAATGAATGGGTTAGTGAAAAAGCTGCTAAATATCATAAAGAAAAAGGTGAGATTGCAGTTGGTTATGAAGAGTTTGCCAAAGAGATGGCAAATGCAGCTGAGAAGTTTGAATTTATGAGTTTTGATTACGGGGAAATGCAGGCACGTCCGGATTTTTCACTTCGTATTTACGCAAAACATGAAGTATTTCCGTTTTTTGAAGACAATTTAGACCGTGATGCACTTTTTGGAACTTCAGATATTACTTACGATGTTACTTTTGAACATGTGAAAGATGCTTATCAAGAAGCAGGTGTAGAGTTCATTGAATGTGTTCCTCAAATGGTTTCTCTTGTTGATATGGGTATTTTAGAATTGTTAGAGATCCTGCAAAAAAATGCAGATGAAAAAATCTATAAACAAGAGCTAGAAAAAGTAAAAATGTTAATCATGCCAAATCTGATGGGTGAAAGATTTAAAATGATTAGATTTAGGAAAAATAACTAA
- a CDS encoding TolC family protein: MKVLTLLSLLLVSSSLLANENNASLDVYLSDLKKKQFDYDYEKNNAESSKLRDTWIAPIELNYSYSKSNPNITEQTNQSAAIKMNQPIFQSGGIYYGIKYANAMRLYNDYTIDVAKRKMIKDTVSILMQLKKSELQEKRQILQIKNADINLEQKKEEYLSGRLDSGFLDDAIYQRNLVKQALFDIQNVKEKLVAQFQVLSDLDYKEAPIPHLELIKQEEFLKNNIVLKQTDAQIEKDRYYKNVTIAKYLPKVNFTAGYNWQKSEGQKFYIAGTLRDSSREINYYDYGISASMPLDINMFNDIESIKYDYLKSQVVKVDKQLELTKLFEQVFRNLDNLDKKISLSKENVELYTKLLSDTQDLYDAGYKTEYDVENLQNSLEIQKIDAKVYEIDKQLELLALYEMYVNNGE; this comes from the coding sequence ATGAAGGTTTTAACGCTCTTGAGTCTGCTGTTAGTAAGCTCTAGCTTACTAGCAAATGAAAATAATGCTTCTTTAGATGTGTACTTATCTGATCTCAAAAAGAAGCAGTTTGATTATGATTATGAAAAAAATAATGCCGAGAGTTCTAAGTTAAGAGATACTTGGATTGCACCTATTGAATTAAATTACAGTTACTCTAAAAGTAATCCGAATATTACAGAACAGACTAATCAATCTGCTGCTATTAAAATGAATCAACCTATTTTTCAAAGTGGAGGCATCTACTACGGTATTAAATACGCTAATGCAATGCGTCTGTATAACGACTATACAATAGATGTAGCAAAAAGAAAGATGATTAAAGATACAGTTTCTATTTTAATGCAGTTAAAAAAGAGTGAATTGCAAGAGAAACGTCAGATTTTACAAATTAAGAATGCAGATATAAACCTTGAGCAGAAAAAAGAGGAATATTTAAGCGGTAGACTTGATTCTGGTTTTTTAGATGATGCTATATATCAAAGAAATCTTGTTAAGCAGGCACTGTTTGATATTCAAAATGTAAAAGAGAAACTTGTTGCACAGTTCCAGGTTTTAAGTGATCTAGACTATAAAGAGGCACCTATCCCTCATTTGGAATTGATCAAACAAGAAGAGTTCCTAAAAAATAATATTGTACTAAAACAGACTGATGCACAAATAGAAAAAGACAGATATTATAAGAATGTTACTATTGCAAAATATCTTCCAAAAGTGAATTTTACTGCCGGATATAACTGGCAAAAAAGTGAAGGTCAAAAGTTCTATATAGCAGGAACTTTACGTGATAGTTCAAGGGAAATAAATTACTATGATTATGGTATAAGTGCTTCTATGCCGTTAGATATCAATATGTTTAATGATATAGAATCTATTAAATACGATTATCTGAAATCACAAGTTGTAAAAGTAGATAAACAGCTTGAACTTACAAAACTTTTTGAACAAGTATTTCGTAATTTGGACAATCTTGATAAAAAAATCAGTTTAAGTAAAGAGAATGTAGAACTTTATACAAAATTATTATCAGATACACAAGATTTATATGATGCTGGTTATAAAACAGAATATGATGTTGAGAACCTGCAAAACTCTTTAGAGATTCAAAAAATAGATGCAAAAGTATATGAAATAGATAAACAGTTGGAATTGTTAGCATTGTATGAAATGTATGTAAATAATGGGGAATAG
- a CDS encoding aspartate aminotransferase family protein, which translates to MDIKQLDKEYVLPTYARADVEFVSGKNARLTDANGKEYIDFTSGIAVVSVGHGNERLTNALCEQTKKLIHMSNLYYTAPQALAAKKIVEASGYDMKCFFGNSGAEANEGAIKIARKYGEKDGVPKRYKIITLDHSFHGRTITTVKATGQESMHNYFGPFPDGFVYAKDIDEVASLIDDHTVAVMIELVQGEGGVQPQDKEKVQVLEKLLKSKDILLIVDEVQTGVYRTGKFLASNLYEIEPDIISLAKGIGGGVPVGVVMTSKKDIFSPGDHGSTFGGNFLSTTAICEVLDILKEYDESGALSEGIAYFDAALEKFYNNHTDLFTAKVGLGMMCGLRAKDSDTLAAIIKNAQESGVMVLKAGRNTLRFLPPLTITKEEIDEGFNALESAVSKL; encoded by the coding sequence ATGGATATTAAACAATTAGATAAAGAGTATGTATTACCTACATACGCAAGAGCAGATGTTGAGTTTGTAAGCGGGAAAAATGCAAGACTAACGGATGCCAACGGTAAAGAGTATATAGATTTTACTTCAGGTATTGCAGTTGTAAGTGTCGGACATGGAAATGAAAGACTCACAAATGCACTGTGTGAACAAACAAAAAAACTGATACATATGTCAAATCTTTATTATACTGCTCCACAAGCACTTGCTGCTAAAAAGATAGTAGAAGCAAGCGGATACGATATGAAATGTTTCTTTGGAAACAGTGGTGCAGAAGCAAATGAAGGTGCTATCAAGATCGCTAGAAAATACGGTGAAAAAGACGGTGTACCGAAACGTTATAAGATCATTACGCTTGATCATTCGTTTCACGGAAGAACGATTACAACTGTAAAAGCAACGGGACAAGAGTCTATGCATAATTATTTCGGACCATTTCCTGACGGGTTTGTGTATGCAAAAGATATTGACGAAGTAGCATCTTTGATAGATGATCATACTGTTGCAGTTATGATTGAACTTGTACAAGGTGAGGGTGGTGTACAGCCTCAAGACAAAGAAAAAGTACAAGTACTGGAAAAACTTTTAAAATCAAAAGATATTTTACTTATAGTAGATGAAGTACAAACAGGTGTGTACAGAACTGGGAAGTTCTTGGCATCTAATCTTTATGAGATCGAACCAGATATCATTTCATTGGCAAAAGGTATTGGAGGCGGTGTACCTGTAGGTGTTGTGATGACAAGCAAAAAAGATATTTTCAGCCCGGGTGATCACGGTTCAACTTTTGGCGGAAACTTTTTAAGTACTACAGCTATATGTGAAGTTCTTGATATTTTAAAAGAGTATGATGAAAGCGGTGCTTTATCTGAAGGAATAGCATATTTTGATGCTGCTTTAGAAAAGTTTTATAACAATCATACAGATCTTTTTACGGCAAAAGTAGGGCTGGGAATGATGTGTGGTCTACGCGCAAAAGATTCAGATACACTTGCTGCAATTATTAAAAATGCACAAGAGAGCGGTGTAATGGTACTCAAAGCCGGACGTAACACATTAAGATTTTTACCACCGTTAACTATCACGAAAGAGGAGATTGATGAAGGTTTTAACGCTCTTGAGTCTGCTGTTAGTAAGCTCTAG
- a CDS encoding molybdopterin-dependent oxidoreductase: protein MTNTTACPLDCYDACEVLYENGKLKGLASGYTQGFLCPHLNHYDKFERISAPRYKGEVISMQKALEKLKELVENTPKHQMLCYKGSGNFGLMQDVTEHFFASNDNVLTDGTLCDGAGEAGIIEGRGSNKNMPYSEIEKSDVIIFWGRNPHVTSSHLLPLIKDKKIIVVDPVKTQIAKMADYHVQLKPHTDLYFAMLLTRFLHIEGSLDEEFLREYASEFEDYYELTQAIRIKATLDTMGLSLGDIGAVLEMVQNQKVAIVCGVGIQKYSDGADVMRAIDAFAVTLGLFGKSGCGVAYLGNSKEGIDSPFNTKAKTVSKVNVSFDEFETVFIQGANPLAQMPDSQRVSNSIYHTKNVVYFGLWENETSERADLVIPAKNFLEKDDIRASYGHNVLSLMLRQVESEFGISEYELAKYLCDSFNIEIKTEQEYIEHFKSFGVMNINGAFEVENRENIPYQEGFDTDDGEFVFLDEFEVLQDSEEDELHLITPKSPKSLNSQFERDKFVYINSSHGIDEGEAIKITSVNGELALKVKINEDLRDDCVLIYSGTPGVNNLTSSKHSLEGKSAIFQETMVSIIREF from the coding sequence ATGACAAACACAACAGCGTGTCCATTAGATTGTTACGATGCTTGTGAAGTACTGTATGAAAACGGTAAATTAAAAGGTCTAGCAAGTGGATATACACAAGGTTTTTTATGCCCGCATCTAAATCATTACGATAAATTTGAAAGGATTTCAGCACCTAGATATAAAGGTGAAGTGATCTCGATGCAAAAAGCACTTGAAAAATTAAAGGAGCTTGTAGAGAATACTCCTAAACATCAGATGTTGTGTTATAAAGGAAGTGGAAATTTCGGTTTAATGCAAGATGTAACCGAACATTTTTTTGCTTCAAACGATAATGTTTTAACTGATGGAACGCTATGTGACGGTGCAGGAGAAGCAGGAATTATAGAAGGGCGCGGTAGTAATAAAAACATGCCGTATTCGGAGATAGAAAAATCTGATGTTATTATTTTCTGGGGACGTAATCCTCATGTAACATCATCACATCTTCTTCCCCTGATAAAAGATAAGAAGATCATTGTAGTAGATCCTGTAAAAACGCAGATTGCTAAAATGGCAGATTATCATGTGCAGCTGAAACCTCATACAGATCTTTATTTCGCAATGTTATTGACGCGGTTTTTACATATTGAAGGCTCTTTAGATGAAGAGTTTTTACGTGAATATGCAAGTGAATTTGAAGATTATTATGAGCTGACACAAGCCATTAGAATTAAAGCAACACTGGATACTATGGGACTCTCTTTAGGTGATATTGGTGCTGTTTTAGAGATGGTTCAAAATCAAAAAGTAGCCATTGTCTGCGGAGTGGGTATACAAAAATATTCAGATGGTGCAGATGTTATGCGTGCGATTGATGCATTTGCAGTAACTTTAGGGCTTTTTGGTAAAAGCGGATGTGGTGTTGCTTATCTTGGAAATTCAAAAGAGGGAATTGATTCACCTTTTAATACAAAAGCGAAAACAGTTTCTAAGGTTAATGTATCGTTTGACGAGTTTGAAACGGTTTTTATCCAAGGGGCAAATCCTCTGGCACAAATGCCTGATAGTCAACGTGTATCAAACAGCATCTACCATACAAAAAATGTTGTCTATTTCGGACTTTGGGAAAATGAAACAAGTGAACGTGCCGACTTGGTTATCCCTGCAAAAAACTTTTTAGAAAAAGATGATATTCGTGCTTCTTACGGACATAATGTACTTTCTTTGATGCTGAGGCAGGTGGAGAGTGAGTTTGGGATCAGTGAATACGAATTGGCAAAATATTTATGTGACAGTTTTAATATAGAGATCAAAACTGAGCAAGAGTATATTGAGCATTTTAAAAGTTTCGGTGTTATGAATATCAATGGTGCTTTTGAAGTTGAAAACAGAGAAAACATTCCGTATCAAGAAGGCTTTGATACAGATGACGGCGAATTTGTGTTTCTTGATGAGTTTGAGGTCCTCCAAGATAGTGAAGAGGATGAACTTCATCTGATTACTCCAAAAAGCCCAAAAAGTTTAAATTCACAGTTTGAGAGGGATAAATTTGTATATATAAATTCTTCTCACGGAATAGATGAAGGTGAAGCAATCAAAATTACTTCTGTAAATGGAGAACTTGCTTTAAAAGTGAAAATCAATGAAGATTTAAGAGATGATTGTGTCTTGATTTACTCTGGAACTCCGGGTGTAAATAATTTAACTTCTTCAAAGCATTCACTAGAAGGGAAAAGTGCTATTTTTCAAGAGACAATGGTCTCAATAATAAGAGAATTTTAG
- a CDS encoding HlyD family efflux transporter periplasmic adaptor subunit codes for MLKTAEDMLGKKLNTGVYIKIDDKLDKDELQDVEEKIAFIKETLKVDQEILENLNVSLEKKEVNYEKISALKIKSKIEKDNEFSNLITSRNSALSTKKEIYNLKMQLADLQLRQKQLQKIIKDKNLQDKDFVLYSIDVKVGQVVSPGVTLAKIADVSKALLSIYVTADELDQLENKVIYIDEKKTSYKPARVLKIADEKNISKYLVQIVIKAPEVFSKLVKIELKEK; via the coding sequence GTGTTGAAAACTGCCGAAGATATGTTAGGTAAAAAATTAAATACTGGTGTTTATATTAAAATAGATGACAAATTGGATAAAGATGAACTCCAGGATGTAGAGGAAAAAATTGCTTTTATCAAAGAGACTTTAAAAGTAGATCAAGAAATTTTAGAAAATTTAAATGTATCACTAGAAAAAAAAGAGGTGAATTATGAAAAAATTTCTGCACTCAAAATTAAATCTAAAATTGAAAAAGATAATGAATTTTCTAATTTAATTACAAGTAGAAATTCGGCATTATCCACAAAAAAAGAGATCTATAATTTGAAAATGCAGCTTGCTGACTTACAATTACGTCAAAAGCAGTTGCAAAAAATAATAAAAGATAAAAATTTACAAGATAAAGATTTTGTTCTGTATTCAATTGATGTAAAGGTGGGACAGGTAGTTTCTCCAGGAGTTACACTTGCAAAAATTGCAGATGTATCCAAAGCACTGTTAAGCATTTATGTAACAGCAGATGAGTTAGATCAATTAGAGAATAAAGTTATTTATATTGATGAGAAAAAAACCAGCTATAAGCCTGCAAGGGTATTAAAAATAGCAGATGAAAAAAATATCTCAAAATATTTAGTGCAAATAGTAATAAAAGCACCGGAAGTATTTTCGAAATTAGTAAAAATTGAATTAAAAGAGAAATAA
- a CDS encoding bifunctional protein-serine/threonine kinase/phosphatase, which yields MVPNIQSSGFSLAKRDNLTGDDFYEVQSIGDLTIAVVCDGVGSAAEGAEAAKRTTSYLINNFKNRPKSWSIEKSMKSFIKSINNILYKESIVNYEREELVTTLAIVVLEGNRLYGANIGDTRIYLYRDQHLIQISVDHSMNESGYEGVLTQAIGITENVEPYYFENVVQNSDKILLCSDGLYNVLSKNIIEKNIISGAYTLVKKASNLMNENLPDDTTAVVLNVNRINELLELKSQKLEIPISLKKGEVIDGYRLEKSLIQNNRTWLANKDGKEYVLKFAPAEAIDDEEILDLFVKEVWNANRLIITSFPTVLIPQNRTYRYYVMEYCSGVDLKTYLEQKQLNTDDTIHLAKTLLQLSQYLLKYDLVHGDIKPENIIVNFIEDRKEFKIVDFGSITELFSIQSRAGTPSFLAPERFLGDSINESTEIFAIGVTLYRALTKHYPYGEIEPFSNPWFKEAKKPSLYNKNIPSWLDSIILKSIAIEPDRRYKHYSEMMYELETPQNVKPYFSKSSSLIERSPVLFYRTAFTIMFLINICLFIFLLEK from the coding sequence ATGGTACCAAATATACAAAGCAGTGGATTTTCACTTGCAAAAAGAGATAACTTAACGGGTGATGACTTTTATGAAGTTCAATCTATAGGTGATCTTACCATTGCCGTTGTTTGTGATGGAGTAGGCAGTGCTGCTGAAGGTGCGGAAGCTGCAAAACGAACGACGAGTTATCTTATCAATAATTTTAAAAACCGTCCAAAATCTTGGTCAATAGAAAAATCGATGAAAAGTTTCATCAAATCCATCAACAATATTCTTTACAAAGAATCAATAGTAAACTATGAAAGAGAGGAGTTAGTTACTACTCTTGCAATTGTAGTACTTGAAGGTAACAGGCTTTATGGTGCCAATATCGGAGATACAAGAATTTATTTATACAGGGACCAACATTTAATACAAATATCGGTTGATCACTCTATGAATGAATCTGGGTATGAAGGTGTACTTACTCAGGCAATAGGAATAACTGAAAACGTTGAACCTTATTATTTTGAAAACGTAGTACAAAATAGTGACAAAATTTTACTTTGCAGTGATGGACTATATAATGTCTTGAGTAAAAATATTATTGAAAAAAATATTATTTCCGGTGCATATACTTTAGTTAAAAAAGCTAGCAATTTGATGAATGAAAACCTTCCAGATGATACAACGGCTGTAGTGTTGAATGTAAACAGAATAAATGAGCTTTTAGAATTAAAAAGTCAAAAGTTGGAAATTCCGATCTCTTTAAAAAAAGGGGAAGTTATTGATGGTTATAGGCTTGAAAAATCTCTTATTCAAAATAATAGAACTTGGTTGGCAAATAAAGACGGTAAGGAATATGTGCTGAAATTCGCTCCAGCTGAAGCTATAGATGATGAAGAGATACTGGATTTGTTTGTCAAAGAAGTTTGGAACGCAAATAGACTGATAATTACTTCATTTCCGACAGTTCTTATACCTCAAAACCGAACATACCGTTACTATGTAATGGAGTATTGTAGTGGAGTTGATTTAAAAACATACCTGGAACAAAAACAACTGAATACAGATGATACTATCCACCTTGCAAAAACGTTATTACAGCTTTCACAATATCTTTTAAAATATGATCTCGTACATGGAGATATAAAACCTGAAAATATAATAGTCAATTTTATTGAAGATCGAAAAGAGTTTAAAATAGTTGACTTTGGTAGTATTACTGAATTATTTTCAATACAATCTCGGGCAGGGACTCCTAGCTTTCTCGCTCCAGAGCGTTTTTTAGGAGATAGTATTAATGAAAGTACAGAAATTTTTGCTATAGGTGTTACATTATATCGAGCTTTAACAAAACATTATCCGTATGGTGAAATAGAGCCATTTTCAAACCCTTGGTTTAAAGAAGCTAAAAAACCAAGTTTATATAATAAAAATATTCCTTCTTGGCTTGATAGTATTATTTTAAAATCTATTGCCATTGAACCAGACAGAAGATATAAACATTATTCTGAAATGATGTATGAACTAGAAACACCTCAAAATGTAAAACCTTATTTTTCAAAAAGCAGTTCTTTAATAGAACGTTCCCCAGTCTTGTTTTATAGAACAGCATTTACAATTATGTTTCTTATCAATATTTGTTTGTTTATTTTTCTTTTAGAAAAGTGA
- a CDS encoding MFS transporter: MAGFRDLIGKGHTPTLFMAFLYFDMSFMVWTMLGPLSTEIAEALALGGHIMTAGEKATLLSLPILSGALLRILLGFGVDKLGAKLTALLAQAVVITSLLTAYLQGNSITYETLLLVALGLGFAGASFAVALPQAGQWYPAKLQGVVLGIAGAGNIGVVIDFLFAPKIAQYYGWESVFGVGAVMAIIVFIAYAFLAKNAPESVYKANPKKLKDYLKLLRDKDTWWFNLFYAVSFGGFVGFAGYMKVYLMNTYQTDMSAFGSDFLNESNVKVVAGYFGALCIFAGAVLRPVGGAIADKLGGIKSLYIFFGIVTLLAMLNATVTLPFGVAIVVLFLIMANLGMANGAVFQLVPQRFGKDIGIMTGIIGAAGGLGGTALIKTLGWSKGAFDGYAAGFTIFAIVVLVAISGISLVKTRWRTTWGVQAGGRI; this comes from the coding sequence ATGGCAGGATTTAGAGATTTAATAGGAAAGGGTCATACTCCAACATTGTTTATGGCCTTTTTATATTTTGATATGAGTTTTATGGTTTGGACAATGTTAGGTCCATTAAGTACTGAGATAGCTGAAGCTTTGGCGCTAGGTGGGCATATTATGACAGCAGGAGAAAAAGCAACTTTATTATCTCTTCCTATACTTTCAGGAGCACTTCTAAGAATTTTACTTGGTTTTGGTGTAGATAAACTTGGTGCTAAGCTAACAGCTCTTTTAGCACAAGCTGTAGTTATCACTTCATTATTAACTGCATATTTACAGGGAAACAGCATAACATATGAAACACTTCTATTAGTTGCCTTGGGTCTTGGATTTGCCGGAGCTTCATTTGCAGTGGCATTGCCGCAAGCAGGACAATGGTATCCGGCAAAACTGCAAGGTGTAGTATTAGGTATTGCAGGTGCTGGTAATATTGGTGTAGTAATTGACTTCTTATTTGCCCCAAAAATTGCTCAATATTATGGTTGGGAATCAGTATTTGGTGTCGGTGCTGTGATGGCAATCATTGTTTTTATAGCGTATGCATTTTTAGCAAAGAATGCTCCTGAATCAGTATACAAAGCAAATCCTAAAAAACTAAAAGATTATCTAAAACTTTTAAGAGATAAAGATACATGGTGGTTTAATCTTTTTTATGCAGTTAGTTTTGGTGGTTTTGTAGGTTTTGCAGGATATATGAAAGTGTATCTAATGAATACATATCAAACTGATATGAGTGCTTTTGGAAGTGACTTTTTAAATGAGAGTAATGTTAAAGTTGTTGCAGGTTATTTTGGAGCATTATGTATTTTTGCAGGTGCTGTTCTTCGTCCGGTAGGTGGAGCTATCGCTGATAAACTTGGTGGGATTAAATCACTTTATATTTTCTTTGGAATAGTAACTCTTTTAGCTATGTTAAATGCAACTGTGACACTTCCGTTTGGAGTAGCAATCGTAGTTTTATTCTTGATTATGGCAAACCTTGGTATGGCTAATGGAGCTGTATTTCAATTAGTACCGCAACGTTTTGGTAAAGATATTGGAATTATGACTGGAATCATCGGTGCAGCAGGTGGTCTTGGTGGTACAGCACTTATCAAAACACTTGGATGGTCAAAAGGTGCATTTGACGGCTATGCAGCAGGATTTACTATTTTCGCTATTGTTGTACTGGTTGCAATTAGTGGAATTTCATTGGTAAAAACAAGATGGAGAACAACTTGGGGTGTACAAGCAGGGGGAAGAATTTAA